Below is a genomic region from Sneathia sanguinegens.
CTTAAGTATACAAAAATTTTTAAAAAAAGTCAAGTAAAATTACTTGACTTGCACTCCAATTTAATTTTATACATTCTTAGATTATAATGTATCCAACTTTTCTTCCAATATATCTTTCAATTTTTTATTATCATTATCGTGCCAATATTCATAGCCACTTATTTGGTAACCTACTACAAAACTTCCAGGTCCTTATGGTGTTGTAAATTTCATATTTTCTTGTAAAATGTTATTTTTGTCTATTTTTGCTTGTTTTCTTTTTTAGTTTTAAAAAATTGTAAAATTTTATTCTAACTTCACTTCATTTCTTATTCTATATTCTTAACAATTTCATCAATCAATATTAATAAGCTTGTGCTTCATATTCTTTTATTATTCTAGTTAATTTCTTTTCTTGTGGTGGTAATATATCCATTATATAAGTTGTAGGTTTATACCAAGATTTTTGAGAAAAATATTCTTTGTATTTTTGATCTGTAAAAATATATCCTCTTCTTGCATAGAAAGTATTTCTTATTATGCCTAATTCATCTTTTGTAAATTGATATAAGTAATCATAATTTTCTTTATTAATTACTTCGTCATAAACTTTATCTGCCCTATAAATATCCTCATCATCAAGGTAGCTATTATAATTTGAATTTGTACTTTCATTTGTGTTTTCATTTGTATTTTCGCTCGTATTTTCATTTGTATTTTCATATGCTGTTTCATTATTTTGATTACTATTTTCTATACTTTGTGATTGTTCTTGAGTTTGTTCATAAGGTCCATAGAAAAAATTAAAAATATTTCCATAAAAGTATAGGAAAATCATAGTTACAATAATTCCTATTACATTAATTACTTGTGATATGATAAAAATAATAGCCTTTGTATTTTCACTACTATCTATCATAATTTTATATTTAATAAGATCTATATTATCATCTATTTTTTTAAATCCATAAAGTATAAGTAAGGCATCTGAATATTCATCAATAGGCTCTAAGCCTTTTTCTAATAATTTAATCGTATAGAATTTATTATACCAAAATCCTAAAAAAATCCTTACTACAAGACTAAGAACAATTCCTATTCCATATAAAATATAATTATTTTCTAAAAATGCAGCAAAAACTATTATCATCATTAATAGTTCTACAGCAAATATTAGAACAAATCCTTCCATATCAAATCTAAATAGTGGAACTAACGACCCAAAATATGCTGTTGTATAACTAAAACCTACAGCAGAATTTTTAATTTTCATATCATCTTTTAAAATGATTTTTTGTGCCATTTTTTTTATACTCCTTCATATTTAATTATCAATATATTTTACAGTTAAATCAGTAAAAACTTCATTTAAATGATGTGTTATATATATCAAGGTTTTATTACTATCTAATAAATACTTTTCTATAATATTTCTATTATCTTTATCTATATTAGCTGTTGCTTCATCTAGGATAATAATTGGTTTATCTTGATATATCATTCTAGCTATTTTTATTCTTTGTTTTTCACCTGTTGATATATTAGTATCTTCAAGAATTTTATTAGGATCAATAGCTTTTAAATTTAAAAATTTAATTATTTCATCAATTTTATTTTTATCATATTTAGAAAATAGAGAAATATTATCATAAATATTAGCATAAATAACTTGATTATTATCATCAACATAAGAAATCTTATCATATATATCTTTCATATTGATTTTTCTTAATTCTTTTCCATTTACCAATATATTTCCACTGTAGTCTTCCATACCAAGCAAAGTTCTAGCTAAAGTACTT
It encodes:
- a CDS encoding YARHG domain-containing protein, which produces MAQKIILKDDMKIKNSAVGFSYTTAYFGSLVPLFRFDMEGFVLIFAVELLMMIIVFAAFLENNYILYGIGIVLSLVVRIFLGFWYNKFYTIKLLEKGLEPIDEYSDALLILYGFKKIDDNIDLIKYKIMIDSSENTKAIIFIISQVINVIGIIVTMIFLYFYGNIFNFFYGPYEQTQEQSQSIENSNQNNETAYENTNENTSENTNENTNESTNSNYNSYLDDEDIYRADKVYDEVINKENYDYLYQFTKDELGIIRNTFYARRGYIFTDQKYKEYFSQKSWYKPTTYIMDILPPQEKKLTRIIKEYEAQAY